In the genome of Gloeotrichia echinulata CP02, one region contains:
- a CDS encoding HEAT repeat domain-containing protein, translating into MFIDWLAAWGVGTGVGFCFQPVMARFAQNLSKNTSNYALDLALIEILGGFTQEEKNIFAGKAFTAFLKLVQKDLEDGGLSKSDIEQYNQPFKKFLDDQTVTKILLSTFKQDCEVINIKKLAAIWYQLNSSSSLPDDFNWKRVVKQYVKKVKEEIILDSPELVAILENQTFDNIKLYTQEIACIVADLNLQKYQLSLREQYENVKLYSLDAQSYTDKELKLSQIFIPQNVREIFQVVPQVYEQPKEHFRRLIESNQKVAEIAEELEGYKRIYVEQQIHSVLDIINKSQIYQYIVFLGNPGAGKSTLLQYLALNWAESPLENLIYYPLPLLIELGIYMQWQEDNQSDNFFEFLHKSSGVFHYLNQHEFHKQLQLGKTLVMFDGLDEVFNCGKREQVINDIHNFKIEYPNARIILTSRVIGYKPQALRDADFHHFMVQEFDAEQIQRFIYRWHELTFNFQEDKTAKKEYMQTAIFTSKAIAELAGNPLLLTIMLMLNRHHELPRTRPELYNQASRLLIHLWDVEPTLVESLRLESKTFDYQDKQAILRRVAYWMQTSNKGLAGNLISADDLENILADYLIKIFDNPKQVAKLMINQLRHSNLILCYCGSEYYGFIHRNFWEYFCASELVYQFKEQQSLSFAQLQTEIYGNYWHHEKWHEILQFIIAMIEPKLAGDIIESLMNQKGEGKKFINLFLAAKCLAEVKNRFLIASTANKLLNLLTGLTKYDLPYYYGPFWDYQERNLVREIRTQAITAVATIWTEQPDNLYILEEYATSDKNEYVRIAAVEELACEFQNDPETFRILKNRAISDANEYVRTAAVEELARGFKDNPETLFFLKERATDDENEYVRIAAVEQLAHCFKDDTDTLFFLKQRATSDNSGNVRYAIVQELARGFKDDANIVNFLQECATNDDDRDVRKAAVQELARGFKDNSKTLHSLKRCAISDSHESVRKVAMQELARGFQDDTDTLDFLKECAISDHSMNVRTAVVQELARWFKYDTLAFLKERAICDNSGNVRTAAVQELARGFKDDAETLSFLKERAISDNSGNVRTAVLQELARSFKEESETLSFLKERAISDNSGNVRTAVLQELARGFQDDPDTLGFLKERAIFDDNEYVRTIAVQELARGFQDDPDTLGFLKQCATTDDNEYVRTSAVQELARGFQDDSDTLPILKERATVDNSGNVRKAAVQELAWVFKEDANTLSILQECAISDDNQYVRKAAVQELARGFKDDPQTLTILKKCATIDDSGNVRTAVVQELAWGFKDDPDILTILKKCATADDDRDVRKTALQELAWGFQNDPDTLTILKERATVDDNEYVRKVAVQKLARGFQDHPNTVSFLKQRATGDNHEYVRYAALEELARNFKDDPDTVSFLKERATADDNEYVRKALMEELVRGVSSSS; encoded by the coding sequence ATGTTTATCGACTGGCTAGCCGCTTGGGGAGTTGGTACTGGTGTTGGGTTTTGCTTCCAACCAGTAATGGCACGATTTGCCCAAAACTTAAGTAAAAATACGAGTAATTACGCCTTAGATTTAGCGTTAATCGAAATTTTAGGGGGATTTACACAGGAAGAAAAAAATATTTTTGCGGGTAAAGCTTTTACAGCATTTCTGAAACTGGTGCAGAAGGATTTAGAAGATGGTGGACTTTCCAAATCAGATATAGAGCAATATAATCAGCCCTTCAAGAAATTTCTTGATGATCAAACAGTCACAAAAATTCTCTTAAGTACATTCAAACAGGACTGTGAAGTTATAAATATCAAAAAATTAGCCGCGATTTGGTATCAACTTAATTCCTCATCTTCTCTTCCAGATGATTTCAACTGGAAACGGGTAGTAAAACAATATGTCAAAAAGGTTAAAGAAGAGATTATCTTAGACTCTCCAGAATTGGTAGCTATACTTGAGAATCAAACATTCGATAACATAAAACTTTATACTCAAGAAATAGCATGTATTGTAGCTGATTTAAATTTACAAAAATATCAATTAAGTCTTCGCGAGCAATATGAAAATGTCAAATTATATAGTTTAGATGCCCAGAGTTACACCGATAAAGAACTGAAGTTATCGCAAATTTTTATTCCTCAAAATGTGCGGGAAATTTTCCAAGTTGTACCCCAAGTATACGAACAGCCTAAAGAACATTTCAGACGACTGATAGAGAGTAATCAAAAAGTAGCCGAAATAGCAGAAGAGTTAGAAGGCTACAAGAGAATTTATGTTGAACAGCAGATACATTCCGTATTAGATATTATCAATAAATCGCAAATTTATCAATATATAGTATTTTTAGGCAATCCTGGTGCAGGGAAATCGACTTTATTACAATACCTAGCATTGAATTGGGCAGAATCACCCCTAGAAAATTTAATTTATTACCCGTTGCCATTGTTAATTGAATTAGGCATTTATATGCAATGGCAAGAAGATAATCAGAGTGATAATTTTTTTGAATTTTTACATAAATCGAGTGGTGTATTCCATTATTTAAATCAGCATGAATTCCATAAACAGTTACAATTAGGTAAAACCTTGGTGATGTTTGATGGTTTGGATGAAGTGTTTAACTGTGGTAAGCGAGAACAAGTAATTAATGATATTCATAATTTCAAAATTGAGTATCCAAATGCACGAATTATTTTAACTTCTCGCGTAATTGGCTACAAACCGCAAGCCTTGCGAGATGCTGATTTTCATCATTTTATGGTGCAGGAGTTCGATGCAGAACAAATTCAAAGATTTATCTATCGTTGGCATGAATTAACCTTCAATTTCCAGGAAGATAAAACTGCTAAAAAAGAATACATGCAAACAGCAATTTTCACGTCGAAAGCAATTGCTGAACTAGCAGGTAATCCGCTACTATTAACAATCATGTTGATGCTAAATCGTCACCATGAATTGCCGAGAACTAGACCAGAATTGTACAATCAAGCATCACGCTTACTTATACATCTCTGGGATGTGGAACCTACTTTAGTGGAAAGTTTGCGGCTAGAATCGAAAACTTTTGATTATCAAGATAAGCAAGCAATATTGCGCCGAGTTGCTTACTGGATGCAAACCAGCAACAAAGGTTTAGCTGGTAATTTGATTAGTGCAGATGACTTAGAAAATATTCTGGCTGATTATCTTATCAAAATATTTGACAACCCCAAGCAAGTAGCGAAGTTAATGATTAATCAACTGCGGCACAGTAACTTGATATTATGTTATTGTGGCTCTGAATACTATGGTTTTATCCATCGAAATTTTTGGGAATATTTCTGTGCTTCGGAGTTGGTTTACCAGTTTAAAGAACAGCAAAGTCTTTCTTTTGCACAACTGCAAACTGAGATTTATGGTAATTATTGGCATCATGAAAAATGGCATGAAATTTTGCAGTTTATTATAGCGATGATTGAGCCAAAATTAGCTGGAGACATCATTGAATCATTAATGAATCAAAAGGGTGAAGGGAAAAAATTTATCAATCTATTTTTAGCAGCAAAGTGTCTTGCGGAAGTGAAAAATCGCTTTCTAATTGCGTCAACTGCTAATAAATTATTGAATCTGCTAACAGGTTTAACTAAATATGACCTCCCTTACTACTACGGGCCATTCTGGGATTATCAAGAAAGAAACTTAGTTAGAGAAATTCGTACACAAGCTATCACCGCAGTTGCAACCATTTGGACAGAACAACCGGACAATTTATATATCCTCGAAGAATACGCCACATCAGATAAAAATGAGTATGTAAGAATAGCCGCCGTGGAAGAATTAGCATGTGAATTTCAAAATGATCCAGAAACCTTTCGTATCCTCAAAAACCGCGCCATTTCAGATGCAAATGAGTATGTGCGAACAGCCGCCGTGGAAGAATTAGCGCGGGGCTTCAAAGATAACCCAGAAACCTTATTCTTTCTTAAAGAACGTGCGACTGATGATGAAAATGAATATGTGCGAATAGCCGCAGTTGAACAATTAGCGCATTGCTTTAAAGATGATACTGATACTTTATTCTTTCTCAAACAACGCGCTACCTCTGATAACTCTGGAAATGTAAGATATGCGATAGTACAAGAATTAGCACGGGGGTTTAAAGATGATGCTAATATTGTAAACTTCCTCCAAGAATGTGCAACAAATGATGATGATAGAGATGTGCGAAAAGCCGCAGTCCAAGAATTAGCACGGGGTTTTAAAGATAACTCTAAAACCTTACATTCTCTAAAAAGATGTGCTATTTCTGATAGTCATGAATCAGTGAGAAAAGTCGCAATGCAAGAATTAGCGCGGGGGTTCCAAGATGACACCGATACTTTAGATTTTCTCAAAGAATGCGCGATTTCTGATCATTCGATGAATGTCCGCACAGCCGTAGTACAAGAATTAGCGCGGTGGTTTAAATATGATACTTTAGCTTTTCTCAAAGAACGCGCTATCTGTGATAATTCTGGAAATGTTCGCACAGCCGCAGTACAAGAATTAGCGCGGGGTTTTAAAGATGACGCTGAAACGTTAAGTTTCCTCAAAGAACGCGCTATTTCTGATAATTCTGGAAATGTCCGCACAGCAGTATTACAAGAACTAGCAAGGTCATTTAAAGAAGAATCTGAAACCTTAAGTTTCCTCAAAGAACGCGCTATTTCTGATAATTCTGGAAATGTCCGCACAGCAGTATTACAAGAATTAGCACGGGGATTCCAAGATGACCCCGACACATTAGGTTTCCTCAAAGAACGCGCTATCTTTGATGATAATGAGTATGTGCGAACAATAGCAGTACAAGAATTAGCACGGGGATTTCAAGATGACCCCGACACATTAGGTTTCCTCAAACAATGCGCCACCACCGATGATAATGAGTATGTGCGAACATCTGCAGTACAAGAATTAGCGCGAGGATTCCAAGATGACTCCGATACCTTACCCATTCTCAAAGAACGCGCCACCGTTGATAATTCTGGAAATGTGCGAAAAGCCGCAGTCCAAGAATTAGCCTGGGTATTCAAAGAAGACGCCAACACTTTATCCATTCTCCAAGAATGCGCCATCTCTGATGATAATCAGTACGTGCGAAAAGCCGCAGTCCAAGAATTAGCGCGGGGATTCAAAGATGACCCTCAAACTTTAACCATCCTCAAAAAATGCGCCACCATTGATGATTCTGGAAATGTTCGCACAGCAGTAGTACAAGAATTAGCCTGGGGGTTTAAAGATGACCCTGATATCTTAACCATCCTCAAAAAATGCGCCACCGCTGATGATGATAGGGATGTGCGAAAAACTGCATTACAGGAATTAGCTTGGGGGTTTCAAAATGACCCGGATACCTTAACGATTCTCAAAGAACGCGCCACTGTTGATGATAATGAATATGTGCGAAAAGTCGCAGTGCAAAAATTAGCGCGGGGGTTCCAAGATCACCCCAACACCGTCAGTTTTCTCAAACAACGTGCTACAGGCGATAATCATGAATATGTGCGATATGCAGCATTGGAAGAATTAGCGCGCAATTTCAAAGATGACCCCGACACCGTAAGCTTCCTCAAAGAACGCGCCACCGCTGATGATAATGAATATGTGCGAAAAGCTCTGATGGAAGAATTAGTGCGGGGGGTAAGTAGTTCAAGTTAA
- a CDS encoding tetratricopeptide repeat protein, which yields MYKQTSFVISVLLLGFLATTVPSVAQAQVVVAQARNPELKQLLEEGRRLVDAGDYNGAIAVYEQAGNLDPRNAKIHSGIGYLYAQQGNFQSALAAYRRALAINPNNGDFYYAVGYIKGNLGDINGSKEAYRRAIQINRNNVNAYLGLGVMQSRLGDYEAASWAYEQAINLDQNNAQTYELMGSMYKQRRQVQQASNSLAKARDLYQRRNDFDGVARVEALLQELGG from the coding sequence ATGTACAAGCAGACATCGTTCGTAATTAGTGTTCTTTTATTAGGATTTTTGGCCACCACTGTACCGTCAGTGGCTCAGGCTCAGGTTGTAGTTGCACAAGCCAGAAACCCAGAATTAAAGCAACTTTTAGAGGAAGGGCGGCGGCTAGTGGATGCTGGGGATTATAACGGGGCGATCGCCGTTTATGAACAAGCTGGAAACCTCGATCCCAGGAATGCCAAAATACATTCTGGCATTGGCTACTTATATGCTCAACAAGGCAATTTCCAGTCCGCACTAGCCGCTTATCGTCGCGCTTTGGCTATCAACCCTAATAATGGTGATTTTTATTACGCTGTCGGTTATATTAAAGGTAATTTAGGAGACATTAATGGATCGAAGGAAGCTTACCGTCGCGCTATCCAGATCAACCGCAACAACGTTAATGCTTATTTGGGATTAGGTGTGATGCAATCCCGTCTGGGAGACTATGAAGCAGCTAGCTGGGCATACGAACAAGCAATCAACCTCGATCAGAACAATGCCCAGACTTATGAGTTAATGGGTTCAATGTATAAGCAGCGCCGACAAGTTCAACAAGCAAGCAACTCGCTAGCTAAAGCTCGTGACTTGTACCAGCGCCGCAATGATTTTGATGGTGTAGCCAGGGTAGAAGCCTTGCTGCAAGAATTGGGAGGTTGA
- a CDS encoding peptidoglycan-binding domain-containing protein, with protein MRLQDFLGTQTKWNFEAIGGDTDLARQIQLLLINFGLLEPPADGKFGPISTAALKQFQELAKTGETDFLGAVTAEKLIETKPEDLPTPPLKLSNSIASRIVKYLQAKNYQVFTKPKEYNIVYIEGISEDWTLNGDPPNQFNDRRIVIEVVDSVPKIVNHWQATTEPGRYYTVNPMNPKGAARIQFGQYKAWAVGFHGNADRHEALVQVAPITVHRDFNEDFKRTGDKLDTGLFLINQHWGYDAPVTDIKNASAGCLVGRRRDGHREFMAIIKQDRRYVANNDYVFYTTVIPGDDFVKSFPA; from the coding sequence ATGAGACTACAAGATTTTTTGGGAACACAGACTAAATGGAACTTCGAGGCTATCGGGGGTGACACAGATTTAGCTCGTCAAATTCAGTTACTGTTAATTAACTTCGGTCTGCTAGAACCCCCCGCCGATGGGAAGTTTGGCCCAATCTCGACGGCTGCTCTCAAACAGTTTCAAGAATTAGCCAAAACTGGAGAAACTGACTTTTTAGGAGCAGTTACAGCCGAAAAACTGATTGAAACAAAGCCAGAAGATCTACCCACACCCCCTTTAAAACTAAGCAATAGCATTGCTAGTCGGATTGTGAAATACTTGCAGGCAAAAAATTATCAGGTATTCACCAAACCAAAAGAATACAACATTGTTTACATAGAGGGCATCAGCGAAGACTGGACTCTCAACGGAGATCCACCAAATCAATTTAATGATCGACGGATTGTCATCGAAGTCGTAGATAGTGTTCCCAAAATCGTCAATCACTGGCAAGCTACCACCGAACCCGGCAGATACTATACTGTAAACCCGATGAATCCTAAAGGAGCTGCTAGAATTCAGTTTGGTCAATACAAAGCTTGGGCAGTTGGATTCCACGGCAATGCAGATCGTCACGAAGCATTAGTGCAAGTTGCCCCGATCACAGTTCATCGAGATTTCAACGAAGATTTTAAACGGACTGGCGACAAACTTGATACAGGTCTTTTCCTAATTAATCAACACTGGGGCTATGATGCTCCTGTGACGGATATTAAGAATGCCAGTGCGGGTTGTTTAGTCGGACGCAGGCGAGATGGACACCGAGAATTTATGGCGATCATTAAACAAGACCGCCGTTACGTAGCTAATAATGACTATGTGTTCTACACCACAGTCATTCCAGGCGATGATTTTGTTAAGAGCTTCCCAGCATAA
- a CDS encoding NAD+ synthase, producing the protein MKIAIAQINPTIGDLPGNAQKILEMAQRAAALGARLLLTPELSLSGYPPRDLLLNPSFVEAMGITLQKLARDLPPNLAVLVGTVEENLKAHLTGGKSLFNSIACLEGGKVKQVFYKRLLPTYDVFDERRYFEPGLQANYFTLDNIHIGVTICEDLWNDEEFWGKRSYAVNPIADLAILGVDLIVNLSASPYSVGKQGFREAMLKHSAVRFQQPIIYANQVGGNDDLIFDGHSFALNRQGEIMCRARGFETDLVVVEFDEAQRDLKSGTLRPASDTEDEEIWQALVLGVQDYARKCGFSKVVLGLSGGIDSSLVAAIATAALGKENVFGVLMPSPYSSEHSISDALALGKSLGIQTNILPIGELMHSFDNSLAELFTGTEFGIAEENLQSRIRGNLLMAIANKFGYLLLSTGNKSEMAVGYCTLYGDMNGGLAVIADVPKTRVYSLCYWLNSHTGAIKTQHGLHPATLTSLIPENVLTKAPSAELKPGQVDQDSLPPYEILDDILQRLIHNHQSPAQIVAQGHDPVIVDRVTQMVARAEFKRRQAPPGLKITDRAFGTGWRMPIASNWVAVKNAYQTQTIPTPSLAQDAHSQIK; encoded by the coding sequence ATGAAGATTGCAATCGCTCAAATTAATCCGACAATTGGTGATTTACCCGGTAATGCCCAAAAAATTCTAGAGATGGCACAACGGGCTGCAGCATTGGGTGCGCGTTTGTTGTTGACTCCAGAACTTTCTTTGTCTGGATATCCGCCAAGAGATTTATTACTAAATCCTAGTTTTGTCGAGGCTATGGGGATAACGCTGCAAAAATTGGCGAGAGATTTACCACCAAATTTAGCTGTGTTGGTGGGAACTGTTGAAGAGAATTTAAAAGCGCATCTCACAGGCGGTAAGTCTTTATTTAATAGCATTGCTTGTTTGGAAGGAGGGAAGGTAAAGCAAGTTTTTTATAAGCGGCTATTGCCTACTTATGATGTATTCGACGAACGCCGTTATTTTGAACCAGGGTTACAGGCTAATTATTTCACCCTGGATAATATTCATATTGGCGTCACTATTTGCGAAGATTTATGGAATGATGAGGAATTTTGGGGCAAACGTAGTTATGCGGTCAATCCGATTGCTGATTTAGCAATTTTGGGTGTGGATTTAATTGTCAATTTGTCTGCTTCGCCTTACAGTGTCGGTAAGCAGGGGTTTCGCGAAGCCATGCTCAAACATAGTGCGGTGCGTTTTCAACAACCAATCATCTATGCCAATCAGGTAGGCGGAAATGATGATTTAATCTTTGATGGTCACAGTTTTGCTTTGAATCGTCAAGGTGAAATTATGTGTCGTGCCCGTGGTTTTGAAACCGATTTGGTGGTAGTAGAATTTGATGAGGCGCAACGGGATTTGAAATCGGGTACCTTGAGACCAGCATCAGATACTGAAGATGAGGAAATTTGGCAGGCGTTGGTTTTAGGAGTGCAAGATTATGCCCGCAAATGTGGTTTTTCTAAAGTAGTGCTGGGTTTAAGTGGGGGGATTGATTCTTCATTAGTTGCGGCGATCGCTACTGCTGCACTCGGTAAAGAAAATGTCTTTGGTGTCCTCATGCCTTCGCCCTACAGTTCAGAACATTCTATCAGCGATGCTTTGGCATTAGGTAAAAGTTTGGGGATTCAGACTAATATCTTACCAATTGGCGAGTTAATGCACAGCTTTGACAATTCCTTGGCTGAGTTGTTTACGGGAACTGAGTTTGGTATCGCCGAAGAAAATCTACAATCCCGGATTCGGGGTAATTTATTAATGGCGATCGCTAACAAGTTTGGTTATTTGTTATTGTCTACCGGTAATAAGTCAGAAATGGCGGTTGGTTACTGTACTCTCTATGGCGATATGAATGGCGGTTTGGCTGTAATTGCTGATGTTCCCAAAACCCGCGTTTATTCCCTTTGTTACTGGTTAAATTCTCATACAGGGGCGATCAAAACTCAGCACGGGCTACACCCCGCTACGCTAACATCACTCATCCCGGAAAATGTCCTCACCAAAGCACCAAGCGCTGAACTCAAACCAGGTCAAGTAGACCAAGATTCTCTACCCCCCTACGAAATATTAGACGACATCTTGCAACGCCTGATTCACAACCACCAATCACCAGCCCAAATCGTCGCCCAAGGACACGATCCAGTAATTGTAGACCGAGTAACTCAGATGGTAGCCCGTGCCGAATTTAAGCGCCGACAAGCACCCCCCGGATTAAAAATCACCGATCGCGCCTTTGGTACAGGTTGGCGAATGCCAATAGCCAGTAACTGGGTTGCTGTTAAAAATGCCTACCAAACTCAAACCATTCCTACTCCTAGTTTGGCACAAGATGCCCATTCCCAAATTAAGTGA
- a CDS encoding NUDIX domain-containing protein has protein sequence MPGRYHKKIPTPLNQQPLADFKVGVDNVIFSVDTAQNRLLVLLVMRQQEPFLNSCCLPGTLVRQGESLEDAAYRIMAEKIRVNNLYLEQLYTFGGPNRDPREATDSYGVRYLSVSYFALVRFEEAELIADGVTGIAWYPVKEVPQLAFDHNEVLAYGHRRLCNKLEYSPVAFEVLPEMFTLNDLYQLYTTVLGDNFSDYSNFRSRLLKLGFLCDTGIKVSRGAGRPASLYKFDAQAFAPFTNKPLVFI, from the coding sequence ATGCCAGGACGCTACCACAAAAAGATTCCAACTCCGCTAAATCAACAACCTTTGGCTGATTTCAAGGTGGGTGTTGATAATGTAATTTTCTCTGTAGATACCGCACAAAATCGCCTGCTCGTTCTCTTGGTCATGCGACAACAGGAGCCATTTTTAAATTCTTGCTGTCTTCCTGGTACTTTGGTGCGTCAAGGTGAGTCTTTGGAGGACGCTGCCTATCGCATTATGGCAGAAAAAATTCGGGTCAATAATCTCTATTTGGAGCAATTGTATACCTTTGGTGGCCCTAACCGCGACCCACGGGAAGCAACTGATAGTTATGGTGTCCGTTATCTATCAGTAAGTTATTTTGCTCTGGTACGGTTTGAAGAAGCTGAATTGATTGCTGATGGCGTCACTGGGATCGCTTGGTATCCGGTGAAAGAAGTGCCCCAATTAGCTTTTGACCATAATGAAGTGTTGGCCTATGGCCACAGGCGGTTATGTAATAAGTTGGAATATAGTCCGGTGGCTTTTGAGGTTTTACCGGAAATGTTTACTTTGAATGATTTATATCAATTGTACACGACGGTTTTAGGGGACAATTTCTCCGATTATTCTAATTTTCGCTCACGTTTACTCAAGTTAGGTTTTTTATGCGATACCGGAATCAAGGTGTCTCGTGGTGCTGGTCGTCCGGCTAGTTTATATAAGTTTGATGCTCAAGCTTTTGCTCCATTTACAAATAAGCCATTGGTGTTTATTTGA
- a CDS encoding nicotinate-nucleotide adenylyltransferase, which yields MRVALFGTSADPPTAGHQVILSWLSEGYDWVAVWAADNPFKSHSTGLEHRAAMLQLLIADIDGPRENIALQQELSSLRTLETIQKAKVMWGEDAELTLVIGSDLLNQLPRWYRVEELLRQVQLLVVPRPGYAIDESSLEGVQKLGGKIAIASLTGLDVSSTAYREHGDQEALIPPIVDYIHREHLYAECQDATTKRFQLR from the coding sequence ATGAGAGTTGCTTTGTTTGGTACTAGTGCTGATCCACCAACGGCTGGCCATCAGGTGATTCTGAGTTGGTTGTCTGAGGGTTATGATTGGGTGGCGGTTTGGGCGGCGGATAATCCTTTTAAGTCTCATTCTACTGGTTTAGAACATCGGGCGGCAATGCTGCAACTGTTAATTGCGGATATCGATGGGCCACGGGAGAATATTGCTTTACAGCAGGAATTGAGTAGCTTGAGAACTCTGGAGACGATCCAGAAGGCGAAAGTTATGTGGGGAGAGGATGCGGAGTTGACGTTGGTTATTGGTTCTGATTTATTAAATCAATTGCCCCGTTGGTATAGAGTTGAAGAATTGTTACGACAAGTGCAATTATTGGTGGTACCGCGACCGGGATATGCAATAGATGAGTCTAGTTTAGAGGGAGTGCAAAAGCTGGGAGGGAAGATTGCGATCGCTAGTCTGACTGGTCTAGATGTTTCTTCGACAGCATATCGTGAACATGGAGATCAAGAAGCCCTCATACCCCCTATTGTTGACTATATTCATCGAGAGCATTTGTACGCAGAATGCCAGGACGCTACCACAAAAAGATTCCAACTCCGCTAA
- a CDS encoding nicotinate phosphoribosyltransferase has product MTTFSDIDYVYRNNQQHNQALAVTDEDYSLLTDLYQLTMAACYTGEGVEQKRASFELSVRRLPEGFGYLIAMGLAQALEYLAKFRFSPSQIEALQATGIFANASDRFWSLLGEGRFTGDVWAVPEGTAVFANQPLLRVEAPLWQAQLVETYLLNTLNYQTLIATKAARIRDVAGVKATLLEFGTRRAFSPQGSLWAARAALAGGLNSTSNVLAALQLGQQPSGTMAHALVMALSAMEGTEEQAFTAFHRYFPGASLLIDTYDTIAAAQGLALKVNSGEMKLSGVRLDSGDLVTLSQQVRSLLPGVSIFASGDLDEWEIAKLKAAGSEIDGYGLGTRLVTGAPVNGVYKLVEVDGIPVMKQSSGKVTYPGRKQIFRSFAGGKVTADKLGLATESPLCAEPLLQLVVKEGQRVQPPETLATIQQRTAASVVSLPDQTRRLDNPVSVEVEISQQLMELVDQTKHRFG; this is encoded by the coding sequence ATGACAACGTTCTCAGATATAGACTATGTATATAGAAATAATCAGCAGCACAACCAAGCCCTAGCCGTGACAGATGAAGATTACAGCCTACTGACAGACCTTTACCAGTTGACGATGGCTGCTTGTTACACAGGTGAAGGCGTAGAACAAAAACGGGCAAGTTTTGAGCTATCTGTTAGGAGACTACCAGAGGGTTTTGGCTATTTAATTGCGATGGGGTTGGCGCAGGCGTTGGAATATTTGGCAAAATTCCGCTTTAGTCCCTCCCAGATAGAGGCTTTACAGGCGACGGGAATTTTTGCCAATGCTAGCGATCGCTTTTGGTCATTGCTGGGGGAGGGGCGTTTTACTGGGGATGTCTGGGCGGTACCGGAAGGAACAGCAGTATTTGCCAATCAGCCGCTGTTGCGCGTGGAAGCACCCCTTTGGCAAGCACAGCTAGTAGAAACTTACCTACTCAATACTCTCAATTATCAAACTTTAATTGCCACCAAGGCGGCGAGAATCCGCGATGTAGCAGGAGTTAAAGCCACACTCCTGGAATTTGGCACAAGAAGAGCATTTAGTCCCCAAGGGTCTTTGTGGGCGGCGCGGGCGGCGTTGGCGGGTGGATTGAATTCCACCTCAAATGTGTTAGCAGCGCTACAACTGGGACAACAACCAAGTGGTACGATGGCTCACGCCTTGGTTATGGCACTTTCGGCAATGGAAGGTACTGAAGAACAAGCTTTTACGGCGTTTCACCGCTATTTTCCGGGTGCGTCATTGTTGATTGATACTTATGATACCATCGCCGCTGCCCAGGGGTTGGCTCTGAAGGTAAATTCGGGGGAAATGAAATTATCTGGGGTGAGGTTGGATTCTGGGGATTTGGTCACTTTATCACAACAGGTGCGATCGCTACTTCCAGGTGTGTCTATTTTCGCTAGTGGTGACTTGGATGAGTGGGAAATTGCCAAGCTAAAAGCTGCTGGGTCTGAGATTGATGGCTATGGGCTGGGAACGCGACTAGTTACCGGTGCGCCGGTGAATGGAGTTTATAAACTCGTGGAAGTTGATGGTATCCCAGTCATGAAACAATCGAGTGGTAAGGTAACTTATCCAGGGCGTAAGCAGATTTTTCGCTCGTTTGCGGGGGGTAAGGTGACAGCAGATAAATTGGGATTGGCGACGGAAAGTCCTCTTTGTGCAGAACCTTTGTTGCAGTTAGTAGTCAAGGAAGGTCAACGGGTACAACCTCCAGAGACTTTGGCGACTATTCAACAACGGACTGCGGCTTCGGTTGTTAGTTTACCTGATCAGACGCGGCGGTTGGACAATCCTGTATCGGTGGAGGTGGAAATTTCTCAGCAGCTTATGGAGTTGGTTGACCAGACTAAACACCGCTTTGGGTAA
- a CDS encoding DUF4277 domain-containing protein, which translates to MDYQKEEIESKNLDHLGIIAGIIDDIGIVEKIGVAESKHDSATTENISAQ; encoded by the coding sequence ATGGATTACCAAAAAGAAGAGATCGAGAGTAAAAACTTAGATCACTTGGGAATAATAGCAGGAATAATTGATGATATAGGAATTGTTGAAAAAATCGGCGTTGCTGAATCCAAGCATGATTCAGCAACGACGGAAAATATATCTGCCCAGTGA